From a single Candidatus Thioglobus sp. genomic region:
- the rpmJ gene encoding 50S ribosomal protein L36, whose protein sequence is MKVRASVKKICNNCKIIKRHGVVRVICKEPRHKQRQG, encoded by the coding sequence ATGAAAGTAAGAGCATCAGTTAAGAAAATTTGTAATAATTGTAAAATTATTAAGCGTCACGGTGTCGTGCGTGTGATTTGTAAAGAGCCTCGTCATAAACAAAGACAAGGCTAA